From the genome of Sander lucioperca isolate FBNREF2018 chromosome 1, SLUC_FBN_1.2, whole genome shotgun sequence, one region includes:
- the brd8 gene encoding bromodomain-containing protein 8 isoform X1 codes for MASGIGKHKILNVGPTEPWSVREKLCLASSVMRSGDQNWVSVSRAIKPFSEPGRPPDWFSQKHCASQYSELLEATEAPKRKRGEKGEVVETIEDVIVRRLTTERIEELKKLLRDTQEQYRKLKKEVDLIQTGHMDSQLKELWAEITLKKKQAEEEAEQKRRATETAYQARQAMKNTPKRLPSVTVRSPMGASPPTMDSQADSSVSTQSMDTGGVASDDTTTHSVAQGVGVFLPATDAPGPGPKDGGLAALVDDSPQKRILTQKATPPPSPLLSELLKKGNLISASPRLVGEGDSTGSLTNGVQTATAATALPPGHEVIAEGEAAVKVELGEETGLVEDLVYMGNELDLETVGDIIAIIEEKVDDSVEALDAAAVEAALSLCEEAVSEGHTLPGPWETQELKVSDPAPTLQDSDPTQEPRDVAAMSALIPPSMETQNQPEIKREQRLKGNCEGPEATGSDVTSDDGAPGSEVTEEGPAGKEATDATVKSEGEEWSQPEPNPPCLDSEDSSVSGKESKEVKEEEAGSEGDPEEGMELKEECGEGEGPYLSEVERAASESEDGYGPPSQRYTADSLASSPASSSQLSTCGEDQEAVQAQKIWKKAIMLVWRAAANHRYASVFLQPVSDDIAPGYHSIVHRPMDLSAIKKNIESGVIRTTAEFQRDIMLMFQNAVMYNSSDHDVYHMALEMQRDVLEHVQQFLATQLIMQTSESAISAKSLRGREGNRKPGEPAEKDSVPMASPAFLLSLFVSIQVLPQISPEPPGHAPHTLVSMQNTH; via the exons ATGGCGAGCGGTATCGGCA AACACAAGATACTGAATGTAGGGCCAACAGAGCCCTGGTCAGTCAGGGAGAAACTGTGCCTGGCCTCCTCTGTTATGAGGAGTGGCGACCAAAACTG GGTGTCTGTAAGTAGAGCCATCAAGCCTTTCTCAGAGCCGGGCCGTCCACCTGACTGGTTCTCACAGAAG CACTGTGCCTCACAATACTCTGAGCTGCTGGAGGCCACGGAAGCACCAAA GCGTAAGCGCGGTGAGAAGGGCGAGGTGGTCGAAACCATCGAAGATGTCATCGTTCGTAGGCTAACCACTGAGAGGATAGAGGAACTGAAAAAACTGCTGCGAGACACACAGGAGCAGTACAG GAAGTTGAAGAAGGAGGTGGATCTGATCCAGACGGGTCACATGGACTCCCAGCTGAAGGAGCTGTGGGCAGAGATCACACT AAAGAAGAAGCAGGCTGAGGAGGAAGCGGAACAGAAGAGGAGAGCCACAGAAACAGCGTACCAAG CTCGTCAGGCGATGAAAAACACACCCAAGCGTCTGCCCAGTGTAACTGTACGCTCTCCCATGGGTGCCAGCCCCCCCACCATGGACTCTCAGGCTGACTCTTCGGTCTCCACACAGTCCATGGATACAGGAGGCGTTGCCTCCGATGACACCACCACCCACTCAGTT GCCCAGGGGGTCGGAGTGTTTCTACCAGCGACGGATGCTCCAGGCCCAGGGCCCAAAGATGGGGGCCTGGCCGCTCTAGTAGATGATTCGCCACAGAAGAGGATCCTCACCCAGAAGGCCACGCCGCCGCCCTCACCCCTCCTGTCAGAACTGCTGAAGAAAGGCAACCTCATCTCGGCCAGCCCCCGCCTG GTTGGGGAGGGAGACTCTACTGGAAGCCTCACCAATGGAGTACAGACAGCCACCGCAGCCACTGCCTTACCACCTGGTCATGAGGTCATCGCAG agggtGAAGCTGCAGTGAAGGTAGAGCTCGGCGAGGAGACGGGGTTGGTGGAGGACCTTGTTTACATGGGAAACGAATTGGACCTGGAGACAGTAGGAGACATCATCGCCATCATAGAGGAGAAG GTCGATGACTCAGTGGAGGCCTTAGATGCAGCAGCGGTGGAagcagctctctctctgtgtgaagAGGCAGTGTCAGAAGGACACACCCTCCCCGGCCCCTGGGAGACCCAGGAGCTGAAGGTTTCAGACCCAGCACCCACGCTCCAAGACTCGGATCCCACACAGGAGCCTCGGGATGTGGCCGCGATGTCAGCCTTGATTCCTCCCAGCATGGAGACCCAGAATCAACCGGAAATTAAAAGAGAACAACGGCTCAAGGGAAACTGTGAGGGACCCGAGGCGACCGGAAGTGATGTCACCTCCGACGACGGTGCACCAGGAAGTGAGGTCACGGAGGAGGGGCCGGCGGGGAAGGAGGCCACAGATGCGACGGTCAAGAGTGAAGGAGAGGAATGGAGCCAGCCGGAGCCCAACCCGCCCTGCCTAG ACTCTGAGGACAGCTCTGTTTCCGGGAAAGAGTCCAAG GaggtgaaggaggaggaggcggggaGTGAGGGCGACCCAGAAGAAGGGATGGAGCTGAAAGAGGAGTGTGGGGAGGGGGAGGGTCCCTATCTGTCGGAGGTGGAGCGGGCAGCCAGCGAGAGCGAGGACGGTTACGGTCCGCCCTCCCAGCGCTACACAGCCGATTCACTGGCCAGCAGCCCGGCCTCCTCTTCCCAGCT ATCTACGTGTGGGGAGGACCAGGAGGCAGTGCAGGCCCAGAAGATCTGGAAGAAAGCCATCATGCTGGTGTGGAGAGCCGCAGCCAATCACAG GTATGCCAGTGTCTTCCTGCAGCCAGTGTCAGATGACATCGCGCCTGGTTACCACAGCATCGTACACag ACCCATGGACCTGTCGGCCATTAAGAAGAACATTGAGTCCGGCGTGATCCGTACAACGGCCGAGTTCCAGCGCGACATCATGCTGATGTTCCAGAACGCCGTCATGTACAACTCGTCGGACCACGACGTGTACCACATGGCGCTGGAGATGCAGCGCGATGTCCTGGAGCACGTCCAGCAGTTCCTGGCCACCCAGCTCATCATGCAGACCTCGGAGAGCGCCATCTCGGCCAAGAGCCTCCGCGGCAGGGAGGGAAACCGTAAGCCAGGAGAGCCGGCTGAGAAG GACAGTGTCCCAATGGCCTCTCCtgctttccttctctctctctttgtaagTATTCAGGTTCTCCCTCAGATTTCACCAGAACCACCAGGCCATGCTCCGCACACGCTTGTCTCaatgcaaaacacacactga
- the brd8 gene encoding bromodomain-containing protein 8 isoform X2, with protein sequence MASGIGKHKILNVGPTEPWSVREKLCLASSVMRSGDQNWVSVSRAIKPFSEPGRPPDWFSQKHCASQYSELLEATEAPKRKRGEKGEVVETIEDVIVRRLTTERIEELKKLLRDTQEQYRKLKKEVDLIQTGHMDSQLKELWAEITLKKKQAEEEAEQKRRATETAYQARQAMKNTPKRLPSVTVRSPMGASPPTMDSQADSSVSTQSMDTGGVASDDTTTHSVAQGVGVFLPATDAPGPGPKDGGLAALVDDSPQKRILTQKATPPPSPLLSELLKKGNLISASPRLVGEGDSTGSLTNGVQTATAATALPPGHEVIAEGEAAVKVELGEETGLVEDLVYMGNELDLETVGDIIAIIEEKVDDSVEALDAAAVEAALSLCEEAVSEGHTLPGPWETQELKVSDPAPTLQDSDPTQEPRDVAAMSALIPPSMETQNQPEIKREQRLKGNCEGPEATGSDVTSDDGAPGSEVTEEGPAGKEATDATVKSEGEEWSQPEPNPPCLDSEDSSVSGKESKEVKEEEAGSEGDPEEGMELKEECGEGEGPYLSEVERAASESEDGYGPPSQRYTADSLASSPASSSQLSTCGEDQEAVQAQKIWKKAIMLVWRAAANHRYASVFLQPVSDDIAPGYHSIVHRPMDLSAIKKNIESGVIRTTAEFQRDIMLMFQNAVMYNSSDHDVYHMALEMQRDVLEHVQQFLATQLIMQTSESAISAKSLRGREGNRKPGEPAEKDSVPMASPAFLLSLFDGGTRGRRSAMEADLKMKK encoded by the exons ATGGCGAGCGGTATCGGCA AACACAAGATACTGAATGTAGGGCCAACAGAGCCCTGGTCAGTCAGGGAGAAACTGTGCCTGGCCTCCTCTGTTATGAGGAGTGGCGACCAAAACTG GGTGTCTGTAAGTAGAGCCATCAAGCCTTTCTCAGAGCCGGGCCGTCCACCTGACTGGTTCTCACAGAAG CACTGTGCCTCACAATACTCTGAGCTGCTGGAGGCCACGGAAGCACCAAA GCGTAAGCGCGGTGAGAAGGGCGAGGTGGTCGAAACCATCGAAGATGTCATCGTTCGTAGGCTAACCACTGAGAGGATAGAGGAACTGAAAAAACTGCTGCGAGACACACAGGAGCAGTACAG GAAGTTGAAGAAGGAGGTGGATCTGATCCAGACGGGTCACATGGACTCCCAGCTGAAGGAGCTGTGGGCAGAGATCACACT AAAGAAGAAGCAGGCTGAGGAGGAAGCGGAACAGAAGAGGAGAGCCACAGAAACAGCGTACCAAG CTCGTCAGGCGATGAAAAACACACCCAAGCGTCTGCCCAGTGTAACTGTACGCTCTCCCATGGGTGCCAGCCCCCCCACCATGGACTCTCAGGCTGACTCTTCGGTCTCCACACAGTCCATGGATACAGGAGGCGTTGCCTCCGATGACACCACCACCCACTCAGTT GCCCAGGGGGTCGGAGTGTTTCTACCAGCGACGGATGCTCCAGGCCCAGGGCCCAAAGATGGGGGCCTGGCCGCTCTAGTAGATGATTCGCCACAGAAGAGGATCCTCACCCAGAAGGCCACGCCGCCGCCCTCACCCCTCCTGTCAGAACTGCTGAAGAAAGGCAACCTCATCTCGGCCAGCCCCCGCCTG GTTGGGGAGGGAGACTCTACTGGAAGCCTCACCAATGGAGTACAGACAGCCACCGCAGCCACTGCCTTACCACCTGGTCATGAGGTCATCGCAG agggtGAAGCTGCAGTGAAGGTAGAGCTCGGCGAGGAGACGGGGTTGGTGGAGGACCTTGTTTACATGGGAAACGAATTGGACCTGGAGACAGTAGGAGACATCATCGCCATCATAGAGGAGAAG GTCGATGACTCAGTGGAGGCCTTAGATGCAGCAGCGGTGGAagcagctctctctctgtgtgaagAGGCAGTGTCAGAAGGACACACCCTCCCCGGCCCCTGGGAGACCCAGGAGCTGAAGGTTTCAGACCCAGCACCCACGCTCCAAGACTCGGATCCCACACAGGAGCCTCGGGATGTGGCCGCGATGTCAGCCTTGATTCCTCCCAGCATGGAGACCCAGAATCAACCGGAAATTAAAAGAGAACAACGGCTCAAGGGAAACTGTGAGGGACCCGAGGCGACCGGAAGTGATGTCACCTCCGACGACGGTGCACCAGGAAGTGAGGTCACGGAGGAGGGGCCGGCGGGGAAGGAGGCCACAGATGCGACGGTCAAGAGTGAAGGAGAGGAATGGAGCCAGCCGGAGCCCAACCCGCCCTGCCTAG ACTCTGAGGACAGCTCTGTTTCCGGGAAAGAGTCCAAG GaggtgaaggaggaggaggcggggaGTGAGGGCGACCCAGAAGAAGGGATGGAGCTGAAAGAGGAGTGTGGGGAGGGGGAGGGTCCCTATCTGTCGGAGGTGGAGCGGGCAGCCAGCGAGAGCGAGGACGGTTACGGTCCGCCCTCCCAGCGCTACACAGCCGATTCACTGGCCAGCAGCCCGGCCTCCTCTTCCCAGCT ATCTACGTGTGGGGAGGACCAGGAGGCAGTGCAGGCCCAGAAGATCTGGAAGAAAGCCATCATGCTGGTGTGGAGAGCCGCAGCCAATCACAG GTATGCCAGTGTCTTCCTGCAGCCAGTGTCAGATGACATCGCGCCTGGTTACCACAGCATCGTACACag ACCCATGGACCTGTCGGCCATTAAGAAGAACATTGAGTCCGGCGTGATCCGTACAACGGCCGAGTTCCAGCGCGACATCATGCTGATGTTCCAGAACGCCGTCATGTACAACTCGTCGGACCACGACGTGTACCACATGGCGCTGGAGATGCAGCGCGATGTCCTGGAGCACGTCCAGCAGTTCCTGGCCACCCAGCTCATCATGCAGACCTCGGAGAGCGCCATCTCGGCCAAGAGCCTCCGCGGCAGGGAGGGAAACCGTAAGCCAGGAGAGCCGGCTGAGAAG GACAGTGTCCCAATGGCCTCTCCtgctttccttctctctctcttt GACGGAGGCACCAGGGGGCGCCGTAG
- the brd8 gene encoding bromodomain-containing protein 8 isoform X3: protein MASGIGKHKILNVGPTEPWSVREKLCLASSVMRSGDQNWVSVSRAIKPFSEPGRPPDWFSQKHCASQYSELLEATEAPKRKRGEKGEVVETIEDVIVRRLTTERIEELKKLLRDTQEQYRKLKKEVDLIQTGHMDSQLKELWAEITLKKKQAEEEAEQKRRATETAYQARQAMKNTPKRLPSVTVRSPMGASPPTMDSQADSSVSTQSMDTGGVASDDTTTHSVAQGVGVFLPATDAPGPGPKDGGLAALVDDSPQKRILTQKATPPPSPLLSELLKKGNLISASPRLVGEGDSTGSLTNGVQTATAATALPPGHEVIAEGEAAVKVELGEETGLVEDLVYMGNELDLETVGDIIAIIEEKVDDSVEALDAAAVEAALSLCEEAVSEGHTLPGPWETQELKVSDPAPTLQDSDPTQEPRDVAAMSALIPPSMETQNQPEIKREQRLKGNCEGPEATGSDVTSDDGAPGSEVTEEGPAGKEATDATVKSEGEEWSQPEPNPPCLDSEDSSVSGKESKEVKEEEAGSEGDPEEGMELKEECGEGEGPYLSEVERAASESEDGYGPPSQRYTADSLASSPASSSQLSTCGEDQEAVQAQKIWKKAIMLVWRAAANHRYASVFLQPVSDDIAPGYHSIVHRPMDLSAIKKNIESGVIRTTAEFQRDIMLMFQNAVMYNSSDHDVYHMALEMQRDVLEHVQQFLATQLIMQTSESAISAKSLRGREGNRKPGEPAEKDGGTRGRRSAMEADLKMKK, encoded by the exons ATGGCGAGCGGTATCGGCA AACACAAGATACTGAATGTAGGGCCAACAGAGCCCTGGTCAGTCAGGGAGAAACTGTGCCTGGCCTCCTCTGTTATGAGGAGTGGCGACCAAAACTG GGTGTCTGTAAGTAGAGCCATCAAGCCTTTCTCAGAGCCGGGCCGTCCACCTGACTGGTTCTCACAGAAG CACTGTGCCTCACAATACTCTGAGCTGCTGGAGGCCACGGAAGCACCAAA GCGTAAGCGCGGTGAGAAGGGCGAGGTGGTCGAAACCATCGAAGATGTCATCGTTCGTAGGCTAACCACTGAGAGGATAGAGGAACTGAAAAAACTGCTGCGAGACACACAGGAGCAGTACAG GAAGTTGAAGAAGGAGGTGGATCTGATCCAGACGGGTCACATGGACTCCCAGCTGAAGGAGCTGTGGGCAGAGATCACACT AAAGAAGAAGCAGGCTGAGGAGGAAGCGGAACAGAAGAGGAGAGCCACAGAAACAGCGTACCAAG CTCGTCAGGCGATGAAAAACACACCCAAGCGTCTGCCCAGTGTAACTGTACGCTCTCCCATGGGTGCCAGCCCCCCCACCATGGACTCTCAGGCTGACTCTTCGGTCTCCACACAGTCCATGGATACAGGAGGCGTTGCCTCCGATGACACCACCACCCACTCAGTT GCCCAGGGGGTCGGAGTGTTTCTACCAGCGACGGATGCTCCAGGCCCAGGGCCCAAAGATGGGGGCCTGGCCGCTCTAGTAGATGATTCGCCACAGAAGAGGATCCTCACCCAGAAGGCCACGCCGCCGCCCTCACCCCTCCTGTCAGAACTGCTGAAGAAAGGCAACCTCATCTCGGCCAGCCCCCGCCTG GTTGGGGAGGGAGACTCTACTGGAAGCCTCACCAATGGAGTACAGACAGCCACCGCAGCCACTGCCTTACCACCTGGTCATGAGGTCATCGCAG agggtGAAGCTGCAGTGAAGGTAGAGCTCGGCGAGGAGACGGGGTTGGTGGAGGACCTTGTTTACATGGGAAACGAATTGGACCTGGAGACAGTAGGAGACATCATCGCCATCATAGAGGAGAAG GTCGATGACTCAGTGGAGGCCTTAGATGCAGCAGCGGTGGAagcagctctctctctgtgtgaagAGGCAGTGTCAGAAGGACACACCCTCCCCGGCCCCTGGGAGACCCAGGAGCTGAAGGTTTCAGACCCAGCACCCACGCTCCAAGACTCGGATCCCACACAGGAGCCTCGGGATGTGGCCGCGATGTCAGCCTTGATTCCTCCCAGCATGGAGACCCAGAATCAACCGGAAATTAAAAGAGAACAACGGCTCAAGGGAAACTGTGAGGGACCCGAGGCGACCGGAAGTGATGTCACCTCCGACGACGGTGCACCAGGAAGTGAGGTCACGGAGGAGGGGCCGGCGGGGAAGGAGGCCACAGATGCGACGGTCAAGAGTGAAGGAGAGGAATGGAGCCAGCCGGAGCCCAACCCGCCCTGCCTAG ACTCTGAGGACAGCTCTGTTTCCGGGAAAGAGTCCAAG GaggtgaaggaggaggaggcggggaGTGAGGGCGACCCAGAAGAAGGGATGGAGCTGAAAGAGGAGTGTGGGGAGGGGGAGGGTCCCTATCTGTCGGAGGTGGAGCGGGCAGCCAGCGAGAGCGAGGACGGTTACGGTCCGCCCTCCCAGCGCTACACAGCCGATTCACTGGCCAGCAGCCCGGCCTCCTCTTCCCAGCT ATCTACGTGTGGGGAGGACCAGGAGGCAGTGCAGGCCCAGAAGATCTGGAAGAAAGCCATCATGCTGGTGTGGAGAGCCGCAGCCAATCACAG GTATGCCAGTGTCTTCCTGCAGCCAGTGTCAGATGACATCGCGCCTGGTTACCACAGCATCGTACACag ACCCATGGACCTGTCGGCCATTAAGAAGAACATTGAGTCCGGCGTGATCCGTACAACGGCCGAGTTCCAGCGCGACATCATGCTGATGTTCCAGAACGCCGTCATGTACAACTCGTCGGACCACGACGTGTACCACATGGCGCTGGAGATGCAGCGCGATGTCCTGGAGCACGTCCAGCAGTTCCTGGCCACCCAGCTCATCATGCAGACCTCGGAGAGCGCCATCTCGGCCAAGAGCCTCCGCGGCAGGGAGGGAAACCGTAAGCCAGGAGAGCCGGCTGAGAAG GACGGAGGCACCAGGGGGCGCCGTAG